A genomic window from Pecten maximus chromosome 6, xPecMax1.1, whole genome shotgun sequence includes:
- the LOC117330167 gene encoding uncharacterized protein LOC117330167 — translation MRLFVIVTPPSSHEKGVCDRNSRSSREESVCDRNSRSSREESVCDRNSRSSREESVCDRNPWSSREESVYDRNPWSSREESVCDRNSRSSREESVCDRNSRSSREESVCDRNSRSSREESVCDRNPWSSREESVCDRNYRSSREETVCDRNSRSSREESACDHNSLSVEDFVVDVITKGDNSLFSF, via the exons ATGAG ATTgtttgtgatcgtaacccccCCGAGTTCCCATGAAAAGGGCGTGTGTGATCGTAACTCCCGGAGTTCCCGTGAAGAGAGCGTGTGTGATCGTAACTCCCGGAGTTCCCGTGAAGAGAGCGTGTGTGATCGTAACTCCCGGAGTTCCCGTGAAGAGAGCGTgtgtgatcgtaacccctggagttcCCGTGAAGAGAGCGTGtatgatcgtaacccctggagttcCCGTGAAGAGAGCGTGTGTGATCGTAACTCCCGGAGTTCCCGTGAAGAGAGCGTGTGTGATCGTAACTCCCGGAGTTCCCGTGAAGAGAGCGTGTGTGATCGTAACTCCCGGAGTTCCCGTGAAGAGAGCGTgtgtgatcgtaacccctggagttcTCGTGAAGAGAGCGTGTGTGATCGTAACTACCGGAGTTCCCGTGAAGAGACCGTGTGTGATCGTAACTCCCGGAGTTCCCGTGAAGAGAGCGCGTGTGATCATAACTCCCTGAGTGTCGAGGATTTTGTTGTTGACGTTataacaaagggagacaattcgTTATTTTCCTTCTGA